A genomic window from Terriglobales bacterium includes:
- the rpoD gene encoding RNA polymerase sigma factor RpoD, giving the protein MALNDKFDDIQKLIDTGKEKGYLTYGEVNDLLPHDIQSPDDLDDLFTTLGTQGIDVLESSKMPGADLKDKFEDMEAGEDVELDLTPGTLEKTNDPVRMYLREMGTVPLLTREGEVEIAKRIERGQLRVLKAISRSPIVINEVLAIGEDLKRGVRSIKEVVIFDEEEITDEIIEARIKATTHRIDEMQKHFKKAEQLEEKIQNVDRKKRPGEFRKCRWALGRERVRVSRIIRELRYTNSQRKKLIDRVGHVAEQMRSLDRQFHNLEKKVDSTRSEELKKEYRRQQRNCKADLEKMEQEYGITFIELKRTQREITQGDIDAEYAKRELIEANLRLVVSIAKKYTNRGLQFLDLIQEGNIGLMKAVDKFEYRRGYKFSTYATWWIRQAITRAIADQARTIRIPVHMIETINKLIRTSRQLVQELGREPTSEEIAKRMDIPVAKVRKVLKIAQEPISLETPIGEEEDSHLGDFIEDRGVVSPAEAVINVNLKEQTAHVLRTLTPREEKVIKMRFGLEDGSEHTLEEVGQSFAVTRERIRQIEAKALRKLRHPSRSRKLRAFMDGVRD; this is encoded by the coding sequence TTGGCGCTTAACGACAAATTCGACGACATTCAAAAACTAATCGACACAGGCAAGGAAAAGGGATACCTCACCTACGGGGAGGTCAATGATCTTCTCCCTCATGACATCCAGTCGCCTGACGACCTTGACGATCTGTTTACTACCCTCGGCACACAGGGCATCGACGTCTTGGAATCCTCCAAGATGCCCGGCGCCGATCTGAAAGACAAATTCGAAGACATGGAGGCGGGAGAAGATGTTGAGCTCGATCTCACGCCTGGAACCCTGGAAAAAACCAACGATCCCGTTCGCATGTATCTGCGCGAAATGGGAACCGTTCCCCTGCTCACTCGTGAAGGCGAAGTTGAAATTGCAAAACGCATTGAACGCGGACAGCTCCGCGTTCTGAAAGCAATTTCGCGTTCGCCCATCGTCATCAACGAAGTGCTCGCCATCGGCGAAGACCTGAAGCGCGGCGTTCGCTCGATCAAAGAAGTGGTCATCTTCGACGAAGAAGAGATCACCGACGAGATCATCGAAGCGCGCATCAAGGCTACGACGCACCGCATCGACGAAATGCAGAAGCATTTCAAGAAGGCGGAGCAGCTCGAAGAAAAGATCCAGAACGTCGATAGGAAAAAGCGTCCTGGTGAGTTTCGCAAGTGCCGCTGGGCTCTTGGACGCGAGCGTGTGCGCGTTTCGCGCATTATTCGCGAGCTGCGCTACACCAACTCGCAGCGCAAGAAGCTCATCGATCGCGTCGGACACGTAGCTGAACAGATGCGTTCGCTCGACCGTCAGTTCCACAACCTGGAAAAGAAAGTCGACTCCACGCGCTCGGAAGAGCTGAAGAAGGAATACCGTCGTCAGCAGCGCAACTGCAAGGCTGATCTCGAGAAGATGGAGCAGGAGTACGGCATCACCTTCATCGAGCTCAAGCGCACGCAGCGCGAGATCACGCAGGGCGACATCGACGCCGAGTACGCCAAGCGCGAGCTCATCGAAGCTAACCTGCGACTCGTGGTTTCAATCGCGAAAAAGTACACCAACCGCGGACTGCAGTTCCTCGACCTGATTCAGGAAGGCAACATCGGCCTGATGAAAGCCGTGGACAAGTTCGAGTATCGTCGCGGGTACAAATTCTCGACGTACGCAACGTGGTGGATTCGCCAGGCGATCACGCGCGCAATTGCCGATCAGGCACGAACGATCCGTATTCCGGTGCACATGATCGAGACCATCAACAAGCTGATTCGCACGTCGCGTCAGCTTGTGCAGGAACTCGGTCGCGAGCCTACGTCGGAAGAGATCGCCAAGCGCATGGATATTCCCGTGGCGAAAGTGCGCAAGGTTCTGAAGATCGCGCAGGAGCCGATCTCCCTCGAAACTCCGATCGGAGAAGAGGAAGATTCGCATCTTGGCGACTTCATCGAAGATCGCGGCGTAGTCTCGCCGGCAGAAGCCGTGATCAATGTGAACCTCAAGGAGCAGACGGCGCATGTGCTGCGCACGCTCACTCCGCGCGAAGAGAAAGTAATCAAGATGCGCTTCGGCCTCGAAGACGGCTCCGAGCACACGCTCGAAGAAGTCGGCCAGTCGTTCGCAGTCACGCGCGAGCGCATCCGCCAAATCGAAGCCAAGGCGCTGAGGAAGTTGCGTCATCCATCCCGCTCGAGGAAGTTGCGAGCGTTCATGGATGGAGTGAGGGATTAA
- a CDS encoding GAF domain-containing sensor histidine kinase codes for MSSVLSLKDSSRELLVEILGALNPYYSDVTEKWREQVAAEFGFGRRELGALERLSLQTAHSFFSHNDLPGFFENADYFGMRLAKLQVDTRAVARSLEIYQELCEPYLSGLFGARLKEVSATLDVLKSSTFITVSGAYFDSKTSEFATLLRVLDAELSAGQISGMFEKVLEITSANFGASMAAILLRRPEGDGFRLESSLGVEGLLPSDSEFELGQGFCGSLVATGEPEMVLDVANDPRILHPAIKERATSLWGVPLKTGKTVIGALIIGFARPYEWLPNERDLMRAIAERTVMAIERAQLTEELRAREARIAELSAHLLAVQEDERKRISRELHDETGQSLMVIRLYLGMLEAQLTGRTAKGKIRETVAVVDRTIEGIRRIIARLSPLLLQELGLVAAIRKEAKDLAKATGVKVRVAINEDVGRLAPEIEAAIYRVVQESLHNVAKHAQAKSASVQMSRHENTVYLSIEDDGIGMPAKVNSPRSHSFGLAGIKERIASLDGEVRVHSEKGKGTRLEIMVPARQYHEAMSQTA; via the coding sequence TTGTCGTCCGTCCTCTCGCTGAAGGACAGCTCGCGCGAATTACTGGTTGAAATCCTGGGCGCACTCAATCCCTATTACAGCGACGTAACCGAAAAGTGGCGCGAGCAGGTTGCGGCGGAATTTGGCTTTGGACGGCGTGAACTTGGCGCTCTGGAACGGCTCAGCCTGCAGACCGCGCACTCATTTTTTTCCCACAACGATCTGCCTGGATTTTTCGAAAATGCCGACTACTTCGGCATGCGTTTGGCGAAACTGCAGGTGGACACGCGCGCGGTTGCGCGATCGCTGGAGATTTATCAGGAGCTGTGCGAGCCCTACCTGAGCGGGTTGTTTGGCGCGCGGCTGAAAGAAGTCAGCGCCACGCTGGATGTTCTGAAATCCTCGACCTTCATCACTGTTTCCGGCGCCTACTTCGACTCGAAAACCAGTGAGTTCGCCACGCTCCTGCGAGTGCTCGATGCGGAACTGTCTGCGGGGCAGATTTCCGGCATGTTCGAGAAGGTGCTGGAAATCACCAGCGCAAACTTCGGGGCGTCGATGGCGGCGATTCTGCTGCGTCGTCCTGAAGGTGATGGCTTCCGGCTGGAGAGCTCGCTCGGCGTAGAAGGTTTGCTTCCAAGCGACTCTGAGTTTGAATTGGGACAAGGCTTCTGCGGCAGTCTGGTCGCTACGGGCGAACCTGAAATGGTACTCGACGTCGCCAATGATCCGCGTATTCTGCATCCGGCGATCAAAGAACGCGCGACGTCGCTTTGGGGCGTGCCGCTGAAGACCGGCAAGACAGTAATCGGCGCGCTGATCATTGGTTTTGCGCGTCCTTACGAATGGCTGCCGAACGAGCGCGATCTGATGCGTGCCATTGCGGAACGCACGGTGATGGCGATAGAACGCGCGCAGTTAACCGAAGAGTTACGGGCTCGCGAAGCTCGAATCGCCGAGCTTTCGGCCCATTTGCTGGCTGTCCAGGAAGACGAGCGCAAGCGCATCAGCCGGGAGCTGCACGACGAAACCGGACAGTCGCTGATGGTGATTCGTCTCTATTTGGGAATGCTGGAAGCGCAGCTCACGGGACGAACCGCCAAAGGCAAGATTCGCGAGACGGTTGCAGTAGTTGACCGGACGATCGAGGGCATCCGGCGCATTATTGCCCGTTTGTCTCCACTGTTATTGCAGGAGCTGGGACTGGTGGCCGCGATCCGCAAGGAAGCCAAGGATCTGGCCAAAGCAACTGGCGTGAAGGTCCGCGTTGCCATCAATGAAGACGTTGGCCGACTTGCGCCAGAGATCGAGGCTGCGATCTATCGCGTAGTGCAGGAGTCGCTGCACAACGTCGCCAAGCATGCGCAGGCGAAATCAGCATCGGTGCAGATGAGCCGCCACGAGAACACGGTGTATCTGTCGATTGAAGACGACGGCATCGGCATGCCGGCGAAGGTGAACAGTCCGCGAAGCCACTCGTTTGGCCTTGCGGGAATCAAAGAACGAATAGCTTCTCTGGATGGCGAAGTGCGTGTCCATTCCGAGAAAGGGAAAGGTACGCGGCTGGAGATCATGGTGCCCGCGCGGCAATATCATGAGGCCATGTCGCAGACGGCGTAA
- a CDS encoding GvpL/GvpF family gas vesicle protein, producing the protein MPLLAYCILLDGGAISLPGQGVLSSKAEAIAESGLVALCSEMERSAITPSNFQQAALEFHRVIQNTFAQSAVIPFRFPTWLTAEEVKAHLRQESPRYRDFLIRHADHVQMELRIANPDRSTPEATSGAEHLRARAAQLRSVSEHAQQVKHQLADTVIEWRERETGDGMRLYALISSKSVERFREKLNHISMRASGPWPATEFFEPHSAKH; encoded by the coding sequence ATGCCCCTGCTCGCGTATTGCATTCTCCTCGACGGCGGTGCGATCAGCCTTCCCGGACAAGGCGTCCTGAGTTCGAAGGCGGAGGCGATAGCCGAGTCGGGCCTGGTTGCCCTTTGCTCCGAAATGGAACGAAGTGCCATTACTCCCAGTAACTTCCAGCAGGCGGCGCTCGAGTTTCATCGCGTTATTCAAAACACATTTGCGCAAAGCGCAGTCATTCCCTTTCGATTTCCAACGTGGCTCACTGCTGAGGAGGTGAAGGCACATCTGCGCCAGGAATCACCGCGGTACAGAGACTTTCTGATCAGGCATGCCGACCATGTGCAGATGGAACTCCGAATCGCTAACCCGGACAGAAGTACGCCGGAAGCGACAAGCGGAGCCGAGCATCTGCGAGCGCGTGCCGCTCAGCTACGCTCGGTCAGCGAGCACGCGCAGCAGGTGAAGCATCAGCTCGCCGACACTGTGATTGAATGGCGGGAACGAGAAACCGGCGACGGTATGCGGCTGTACGCTCTCATTTCGAGCAAATCCGTTGAACGCTTTCGTGAGAAACTCAACCATATTTCTATGCGCGCAAGTGGGCCTTGGCCCGCGACCGAGTTCTTCGAACCGCATTCCGCGAAACATTGA
- the lepA gene encoding translation elongation factor 4, protein MDRQYIRNFAIIAHIDHGKSTLSDRLLELTGALTAREMQEQVLDAMDLERERGITIKAHAVRMMYKAKDGQEYQLNLIDTPGHVDFSYEVSRSLASCEGALLVVDASQGVEAQTLANAYLAIHNGLEIIPVINKIDLPSADIPRAKEMIEHAVGLDASDALLVSAKTGQGVPDVLEAIVKRLPAPKAPADAPLQGLIFDSWFDPYRGVIVLTRIVAGTLRKGMKIRLWSNGRVFDVEQLGVLTPKPVEIDQLEAGEVGFLMANIKNVADTKIGDTITDDTRPAIEALPGFEELKPMVFAGLYTVDAHEHTLLREALEKLRLNDSSFFFEPESSAALGFGFRCGFLGLLHMEIIQERLEREFNLDLITTAPGVRYRITKTDGSIVDVDNPSKWISQSEIAKVEEPVITAMIMTNEEFVGGILKLVEEKRGKQKNFEYVSANRVMLTYELPLNEIVLDFYDRLKSVSRGYASLDYHLSGTWESPMVKLDILVSGDPVDALSVIVHRDNAYERGRALAAKMKELIPRQMFEVAIQAAIGGKVIARETVPAMRKNVLAKCYGGDITRKRKLLEKQKEGKKRMKRIGRVDIPQEAFLAVLKVGE, encoded by the coding sequence ATGGACCGCCAGTACATCCGGAATTTCGCGATTATCGCGCACATCGACCACGGCAAGTCCACGCTCTCCGACCGTCTGCTTGAACTCACGGGCGCGCTCACTGCGCGTGAGATGCAGGAGCAAGTGCTCGACGCGATGGATCTTGAACGCGAGCGCGGCATCACGATCAAGGCTCACGCTGTGCGCATGATGTACAAAGCCAAAGACGGGCAGGAGTATCAGCTCAATTTGATCGACACGCCCGGCCATGTGGATTTTTCCTATGAGGTCTCGCGCTCACTGGCTTCGTGCGAAGGAGCGTTGCTCGTGGTTGACGCTTCGCAAGGAGTCGAGGCGCAGACGCTCGCGAATGCTTATCTCGCGATCCACAACGGGCTTGAAATCATTCCGGTCATCAACAAGATCGATCTGCCCAGTGCGGACATTCCACGAGCGAAGGAGATGATCGAACATGCTGTAGGACTCGATGCTTCCGATGCGCTTCTCGTAAGTGCCAAAACGGGACAAGGCGTTCCTGACGTGCTCGAAGCCATTGTTAAGAGGCTTCCTGCCCCGAAAGCTCCGGCGGACGCACCACTTCAAGGGCTCATCTTCGATTCATGGTTCGATCCGTATCGCGGAGTGATCGTACTCACGCGTATTGTTGCCGGCACTCTGCGCAAGGGTATGAAGATTCGACTCTGGTCGAACGGGAGAGTTTTCGATGTCGAGCAACTGGGTGTGTTGACGCCGAAGCCAGTCGAGATCGATCAGCTCGAGGCCGGAGAAGTCGGGTTTTTGATGGCGAATATCAAGAACGTCGCCGACACAAAGATTGGCGACACCATTACCGACGATACGCGGCCTGCAATCGAGGCGCTTCCCGGATTTGAAGAACTCAAGCCGATGGTGTTCGCGGGACTCTATACGGTCGACGCCCATGAGCACACATTGCTCCGCGAAGCCCTCGAAAAGCTGCGTCTGAATGATTCATCGTTCTTCTTCGAGCCGGAGAGCTCTGCTGCCCTGGGATTTGGATTTCGCTGCGGATTTCTTGGACTGCTCCACATGGAGATCATTCAGGAGCGGCTGGAGCGCGAATTCAACCTGGATCTGATTACAACCGCTCCGGGCGTGCGCTATCGAATCACGAAGACCGACGGCAGCATCGTCGATGTCGATAATCCGTCGAAGTGGATTTCCCAAAGCGAGATCGCCAAAGTCGAAGAGCCGGTGATCACGGCGATGATCATGACCAACGAAGAATTCGTTGGTGGAATTCTGAAGTTAGTTGAAGAAAAGCGGGGAAAGCAGAAAAACTTCGAATACGTGAGCGCGAATCGCGTGATGCTCACCTACGAACTGCCGCTGAACGAAATCGTCCTCGATTTCTACGATCGATTGAAATCTGTTTCGCGGGGCTACGCGTCGTTGGATTATCACCTTTCGGGAACATGGGAATCGCCGATGGTAAAGCTCGATATTCTGGTTTCCGGCGATCCGGTCGATGCGCTCTCGGTCATCGTTCACCGCGATAATGCTTATGAACGTGGACGCGCGCTTGCAGCCAAGATGAAAGAGTTGATCCCACGGCAGATGTTCGAAGTGGCAATTCAGGCCGCGATCGGAGGCAAAGTAATTGCCCGCGAGACGGTTCCGGCAATGCGCAAGAACGTTCTCGCCAAGTGCTACGGCGGCGATATCACGCGCAAACGCAAGCTGCTCGAAAAGCAAAAAGAAGGCAAGAAGCGCATGAAACGTATCGGTCGCGTCGATATTCCCCAGGAAGCGTTTCTCGCAGTTTTAAAAGTTGGGGAGTAG
- a CDS encoding PQQ-binding-like beta-propeller repeat protein, giving the protein MTSSSIRGLRAAALFSALAFLSFYACAQSAKATPSSATAAWTVKVNGAIRWQQVTPAGALLVSTDNALSAIDTDGGRLSWEKPELAGMAIDNVHPLEGSLLMEATREGLDEIFDPVTGAVVFDSRKADFTKVITRRVLPQSGTFLVHGQRASGGAAVALYDLSTGQQLWTNESLFAPEEAPKRRGFGALMQGLTQLASQSTELQVLQAGPEMIVVHTLTGLRGLDARTGNVRWSATLPRGRFASLPHHVQLYPSVDKTDRIYVSFDDSLTAYRLADGQALWPQPAKVDGWIRDIVQHPAGIVMLPEAPPENEATGSRRVVNGVVQTGLNVARYDDGTTVLPKAVRMHGTVIDAMIAGNSVVLTIDAESKTFVNVLDVSTATLRLKKDAKIKGQLSYAELTPAGLLYISRPDASVNAEVNIIDLATGEPRFQDAIESGKPLRSNQDAYDAARYYLHHAVEGKLLYVFANRDHKLYAVDREAGTFKAFSSEIKLQGGEDPTAMEIRPEGIVLSSPQNLVIVGRDGQIKQQVYYPAPQLPGLLRALYAINAVRAGLDGAAASAYGDAFAQASRQSSDPSTQYVAGQLATAYSQGGQQLQGYSRQSAAMATKRFKASLNLPEFVFMLTKAPDGKGNVLLQIDKSTAQPQARVNLGKENEPAYAVDDIADMLFLQTTPGTLVGYRL; this is encoded by the coding sequence ATGACCTCTTCGTCGATTCGAGGCCTTCGCGCTGCCGCCCTCTTCTCTGCACTCGCTTTTCTGTCCTTTTACGCCTGCGCGCAGTCTGCGAAAGCGACGCCGTCGTCGGCTACTGCGGCGTGGACGGTAAAAGTAAACGGCGCGATTCGATGGCAGCAGGTCACTCCGGCCGGCGCGCTGCTGGTTTCGACCGACAATGCGCTCTCCGCGATCGACACCGATGGTGGTCGGCTCTCCTGGGAGAAGCCTGAGTTGGCAGGAATGGCAATCGACAACGTCCATCCGCTCGAGGGTTCTCTCCTGATGGAAGCGACACGGGAAGGCCTTGATGAGATCTTCGACCCGGTGACTGGCGCTGTGGTCTTCGATTCGCGCAAAGCCGACTTCACGAAGGTGATCACGCGCCGCGTGCTGCCGCAGAGCGGCACCTTTCTTGTCCATGGACAACGTGCTTCCGGCGGAGCCGCGGTTGCATTGTACGACCTGAGCACCGGCCAGCAACTTTGGACGAATGAATCATTGTTCGCGCCCGAGGAAGCCCCGAAAAGGAGAGGCTTCGGTGCGCTCATGCAGGGACTGACGCAACTCGCATCACAATCGACCGAACTGCAAGTGCTCCAGGCCGGGCCCGAGATGATCGTGGTTCACACTCTCACGGGATTGCGCGGACTCGATGCGCGCACCGGCAACGTACGCTGGTCGGCGACATTGCCCAGAGGGCGCTTCGCCTCCCTTCCTCACCATGTTCAGCTCTACCCCTCCGTCGACAAGACTGATCGCATTTACGTGAGCTTCGATGACAGCCTGACGGCATATCGCCTCGCCGATGGTCAGGCGCTCTGGCCGCAGCCTGCCAAGGTGGATGGATGGATTCGTGACATCGTGCAGCATCCCGCAGGCATCGTGATGCTGCCCGAAGCTCCGCCGGAGAACGAAGCCACCGGCAGCCGTCGTGTGGTGAACGGCGTGGTGCAGACAGGACTCAATGTAGCCCGATATGACGACGGCACAACCGTTCTTCCCAAAGCGGTACGTATGCACGGCACCGTGATCGACGCGATGATCGCCGGCAACTCCGTGGTGCTCACGATCGATGCCGAATCGAAAACGTTCGTGAACGTCCTCGATGTCTCGACGGCAACGCTGCGCCTGAAGAAAGACGCTAAGATCAAGGGCCAGCTTTCGTATGCGGAACTCACGCCCGCAGGCTTGCTCTACATCTCTCGTCCGGATGCCAGTGTGAACGCCGAAGTCAACATCATTGATCTCGCGACTGGTGAGCCGCGATTCCAGGATGCCATCGAGAGCGGGAAGCCTCTGAGATCGAATCAAGATGCCTACGATGCCGCCCGCTATTACCTGCATCATGCAGTCGAAGGAAAGCTGCTCTACGTCTTCGCCAACCGCGACCACAAGCTCTATGCCGTCGATCGCGAAGCGGGAACATTCAAGGCATTCAGCAGCGAAATCAAGCTGCAGGGCGGCGAAGATCCAACCGCGATGGAGATTCGCCCCGAAGGGATCGTGCTCAGCTCGCCACAGAATCTTGTGATCGTAGGCAGAGATGGACAAATCAAGCAGCAGGTGTACTACCCGGCTCCGCAGCTCCCTGGATTGTTGCGAGCTCTCTACGCCATCAATGCCGTACGCGCAGGCCTCGACGGCGCCGCAGCCTCAGCCTATGGCGATGCCTTTGCTCAAGCCTCGCGTCAGTCCTCAGATCCATCCACACAATACGTAGCAGGCCAGCTTGCGACCGCATATAGCCAGGGAGGCCAGCAGCTTCAGGGCTACTCTCGGCAGTCAGCAGCAATGGCAACGAAGCGTTTCAAAGCATCGCTCAATTTGCCTGAATTCGTGTTCATGCTGACCAAAGCGCCGGACGGAAAAGGGAACGTTCTGCTGCAGATCGACAAGAGCACAGCCCAGCCGCAAGCGCGCGTGAATCTCGGCAAAGAGAACGAGCCTGCGTACGCGGTTGACGACATCGCTGACATGTTGTTCTTGCAGACGACACCGGGGACGCTGGTGGGTTATCGCCTATAG
- a CDS encoding response regulator transcription factor, producing MPKIRVLLTDDHTLFRQGVRRLLETEADFEVVGEASDAGDSVEKARELRPDIVLMDIGMPGLSSFEAARQIRKNRPETKILFLTMYEDEDYLVQCLEVGAAGYVLKDTPAPQLLTAVRDVYKGGKYLSSQVLGKLVEDFRSRVRDTRMRPRISTLTPREREILKLLAEGNSVKEIAVILGLSVKTVEAHKFNLMRKLDIHNKAQLVTYAIQKKIIKIPVNQ from the coding sequence ATGCCAAAAATCAGAGTTCTATTAACCGATGACCACACATTGTTTCGTCAGGGCGTCCGTCGCCTTCTAGAGACCGAAGCGGATTTTGAAGTAGTTGGCGAGGCGTCCGACGCAGGCGATTCCGTCGAAAAGGCGCGCGAACTGCGCCCTGACATCGTGCTGATGGACATCGGCATGCCCGGCCTGTCGTCGTTCGAGGCGGCGCGGCAGATTCGTAAGAACCGGCCGGAGACGAAGATTCTCTTCCTCACCATGTACGAGGACGAGGACTACCTCGTGCAATGTCTCGAAGTGGGCGCCGCGGGATACGTGCTGAAGGATACGCCGGCTCCGCAACTGCTTACCGCTGTGCGCGATGTTTACAAAGGCGGGAAGTATCTCAGCTCGCAGGTGCTGGGCAAGCTGGTCGAAGACTTCCGCTCACGCGTGCGCGACACGCGCATGAGGCCGCGTATTTCAACGTTGACTCCGCGCGAGCGCGAGATTCTGAAGTTGCTCGCCGAAGGCAACTCAGTGAAAGAAATTGCCGTCATTCTCGGTCTCAGCGTGAAGACCGTGGAAGCGCACAAGTTCAATCTCATGCGTAAGCTCGACATCCACAACAAGGCACAACTCGTGACTTACGCGATCCAGAAGAAGATCATCAAGATTCCAGTGAACCAGTAG
- a CDS encoding gas vesicle protein, producing the protein MRTDQNPILIPAQAPEQEASLLEVLDHVLNAGIVLHGSVVISIAGVDLVYLGLNAILTSVETALKHINPEQLGR; encoded by the coding sequence ATGCGCACTGACCAAAACCCGATCCTGATCCCAGCTCAGGCCCCCGAACAGGAAGCCTCGCTGCTCGAAGTTCTGGATCATGTGCTAAACGCTGGCATAGTGCTCCATGGCAGCGTGGTGATCTCGATTGCCGGTGTCGATCTCGTCTATCTCGGCCTGAACGCGATCCTTACTTCAGTTGAGACCGCCCTAAAGCACATCAACCCAGAGCAGCTCGGAAGGTGA
- a CDS encoding AbrB/MazE/SpoVT family DNA-binding domain-containing protein has product MSKVKKTSKKVPKNLKKAVHGESVAEARVFMTGRSQAVRLPKEYRVPGDSVFVKRMGTGILLIPKTADRWSAAFAALDEFPRDFELPRDQHQQERPGLEDLFPNDDK; this is encoded by the coding sequence ATGAGTAAGGTGAAAAAGACTTCTAAAAAGGTTCCGAAAAATCTCAAAAAAGCGGTTCATGGCGAATCGGTGGCAGAGGCCCGAGTCTTCATGACCGGACGAAGCCAGGCAGTGCGTCTTCCTAAGGAGTATCGCGTCCCTGGAGACAGCGTGTTCGTCAAGAGGATGGGAACAGGCATTCTGCTAATTCCAAAAACGGCCGATCGGTGGTCGGCCGCATTCGCTGCTCTCGATGAATTTCCGCGCGACTTCGAGTTGCCCCGTGACCAGCACCAGCAGGAGCGGCCCGGCCTAGAAGACCTGTTCCCGAATGACGACAAATGA
- a CDS encoding PIN domain-containing protein, with the protein MTTNDPTYLLDTSVVVDLLRTNSSAVRKRLTVCSNHVVGLSVITLCELQFGLELRANKYPHLRESEEQKLSTIIEPFQWFPLTKDVMHSYGRIRSHLQVSGTGIGPLDTLIAAQAISLDAILVTSNVQEFRRVPKLRLEDWR; encoded by the coding sequence ATGACGACAAATGATCCGACGTATCTACTCGATACGAGCGTCGTTGTCGATTTGCTGCGAACCAACTCGTCAGCTGTCCGAAAGAGACTGACCGTGTGCAGTAACCATGTTGTCGGCCTATCTGTAATCACGCTCTGTGAGCTGCAATTTGGACTTGAACTTCGCGCCAACAAATACCCGCATCTGCGCGAAAGTGAGGAACAGAAGCTGTCAACAATCATCGAGCCATTCCAGTGGTTTCCATTGACCAAGGACGTCATGCACAGCTATGGAAGAATACGTTCCCACTTACAGGTGTCCGGAACCGGAATCGGACCACTCGATACGCTGATTGCTGCTCAAGCTATTAGCCTGGACGCGATTTTGGTAACCAGCAATGTGCAGGAGTTTCGCCGAGTTCCAAAGTTGCGTCTGGAAGACTGGCGTTAG
- a CDS encoding gas vesicle protein K, with protein MDLPSHNGSPRLRDEPKKISPDDMEQAIAGLNQELASLSSGTTQRIDCNSENIEQGLARLVLSLIELLRRLLERQAIRRMEGGSLADAQIEEMGLALMKLEQKIRELASQFGLRPEDLNLDLGPLGQLWTEEKNPRE; from the coding sequence ATGGATTTGCCTTCGCACAACGGGAGTCCCAGACTGAGGGACGAACCCAAAAAGATCTCGCCCGATGATATGGAGCAAGCGATTGCAGGCCTGAATCAGGAGCTTGCCTCCCTTTCCAGCGGCACTACGCAGCGCATCGACTGCAACTCCGAGAACATCGAGCAAGGACTCGCCCGACTCGTGCTAAGCCTGATCGAGTTACTCCGCCGCCTGCTGGAACGGCAAGCGATCCGCCGCATGGAAGGCGGCAGCCTCGCCGACGCTCAAATCGAAGAAATGGGCTTAGCGCTAATGAAGCTGGAACAGAAAATCCGTGAACTAGCCTCCCAGTTCGGCCTTCGACCCGAGGACCTGAATCTCGATTTGGGACCGCTGGGGCAGTTGTGGACGGAAGAGAAGAATCCGCGCGAATAG
- a CDS encoding thiamine phosphate synthase → MFLYYITDRKQLSTNEHDACRLLLNRIRMVATAGVDAIQVRERDLSARELSALGRRAVEIVRATNPSTKVLINSRSDVAIACGADGVHLRSDDISAADARSIFMHAGILYPMIGVSCHSRAEVELAEGNGADFAVFGPIFAKGSEIKEEGVASLEAACSRHAAKPPMPVLALGGVSLQNAHGCLQAGAAGIAGIRLFQNGNVDEVTSQLRKIAK, encoded by the coding sequence GTGTTTCTCTACTACATCACCGACCGAAAACAGCTCTCCACGAATGAACACGACGCATGCCGACTGCTGCTCAACCGCATTCGCATGGTCGCTACTGCCGGCGTGGACGCGATCCAGGTTCGCGAACGCGATCTATCCGCACGCGAACTAAGCGCATTGGGAAGACGCGCCGTCGAAATCGTGCGCGCGACGAATCCATCCACGAAGGTGCTGATCAATTCCCGATCCGACGTCGCCATCGCCTGCGGTGCCGACGGCGTTCATCTGCGCTCGGATGACATCTCGGCGGCAGACGCCCGCTCCATCTTCATGCACGCCGGAATTCTTTATCCCATGATCGGAGTCTCGTGCCATTCACGGGCAGAGGTCGAGTTAGCCGAAGGCAATGGCGCGGACTTCGCCGTCTTTGGTCCGATATTCGCGAAGGGCAGTGAAATCAAAGAAGAAGGGGTCGCGTCGCTGGAGGCCGCTTGTAGTCGCCACGCCGCCAAGCCGCCGATGCCGGTGCTTGCCCTGGGCGGAGTCAGCTTACAGAATGCGCATGGATGTCTGCAGGCAGGAGCTGCCGGAATTGCCGGTATCCGCTTATTCCAGAATGGGAATGTCGACGAGGTGACTTCGCAATTGCGAAAGATTGCAAAGTAA